A window of the Gossypium hirsutum isolate 1008001.06 chromosome A05, Gossypium_hirsutum_v2.1, whole genome shotgun sequence genome harbors these coding sequences:
- the LOC107943494 gene encoding homeobox-leucine zipper protein ATHB-8 isoform X1 — protein sequence MMAVTSSCKEGTKIAMDNGKYVRYTPEQVEALERLYHECPKPSSMRRQQLIRECPILSNIEPKQIKVWFQNRRCREKQRKEASRLQAVNRKLTAMNKLLMEENDRLQKQVSQLVYENSYFRQQTQNTTLATTDTSCESVVTSGQHHLTPQHPPRDASPAGLLSIAEETLTEFLSKATGTAVEWVQMPGMKPGPDSIGIVAISHGRSGVAARACGLVGLDPTRVAEILKDRPSWYRDCRAVDVINVLSTGNGGTIELLYMQLYAPTTLAPARDFWLLRYTSVMEDGSLVVCERSLNNTQNGPSMPPAANFVRAELLPSGYLIRPCEGGGSIIHIVDHMDLEPWSVPEVLRPLYESSTLLAQKTTMAALRHLRQISQEISQPNVTGWGRRPAALRALSQKLSKGFNEAVNGFADEGWSMLESDGVDDVTLLVNSSPSKMMGINLSYGNGFPSMGNAILCAKASMLLQNVPPAILLRFLREHRSEWADSGIDAYSAAAVKAGPCGLPVARGGSFGGQVILPLAHTIEHEEFMEVIKLENMGHYREDMIMPGDIFLLQLCSGVDENAVGACAELIFAPIDASFSDDAPIIPSGFRIIPLDSGMDASSPNRTLDLASTLEVGAAGNRSTGDNSGRNGSTKSVMTIAFQFVYEIHLQENVATMARQYVRSIIASVQRVALALSPSNFGSHAGFRTPPGTPEAQTLARWICQSYRCYLGVELLEYEGSESILKTLWHHTDAVLCCSLKALPVFTFANQAGLDMLETTLVALQDISLEKIFDNNGRKALFAEFPQVMQQGFMCLQGGICLSSMGRPISYERAVAWKVVNDEENAHCICFMFVNWSFV from the exons ATGATGGCGGTGACCTCATCCTGCAAAGAAGGGACCAAGATAGCTATGGATAATGGCAAGTATGTGAGGTATACGCCCGAGCAAGTCGAAGCTTTAGAACGTCTCTACCATGAGTGTCCTAAGCCTAGCTCCATGCGTCGTCAACAACTCATTCGTGAGTGCCCCATCCTCTCCAACATCGAGCCCAAACAGATTAAAGTTTGGTTCCAAAATCGCAG ATGTAGAGAAAAACAACGAAAAGAAGCATCACGCCTCCAAGCTGTGAATAGGAAGTTGACAGCTATGAATAAACTGTTGATGGAGGAGAATGATAGGTTACAAAAGCAAGTTTCACAGCTTGTTTATGAAAACAGCTATTTCCGCCAACAGACTCAAAAT ACGACTTTAGCTACCACGGATACAAGTTGTGAATCAGTAGTGACGAGCGGTCAACACCATTTGACTCCTCAACATCCGCCAAGGGATGCCAGCCCTGCAGG ACTTTTGTCCATTGCAGAGGAAACTTTAACAGAGTTTCTTTCAAAGGCCACTGGAACTGCTGTCGAGTGGGTCCAAATGCCTGGGATGAAG CCTGGTCCGGATTCTATTGGAATCGTTGCTATTTCTCATGGTCGCAGTGGTGTGGCAGCACGTGCATGCGGACTTGTGGGACTAGATCCTACAAGA GTCGCTGAAATCCTTAAAGATCGGCCTTCATGGTATCGTGATTGCCGAGCTGTGGATGTTATAAACGTGTTGTCCACTGGAAATGGTGGAACCATTGAACTGCTTTATATGCAG CTCTATGCCCCAACAACACTGGCACCAGCTCGTGACTTTTGGTTGCTGCGTTATACATCTGTTATGGAGGACGGTAGTCTTGTG GTATGTGAAAGATCACTTAACAACACTCAGAATGGTCCAAGTATGCCGCCAGCTGCAAATTTCGTGAGAGCAGAATTATTGCCTAGTGGTTATCTGATTAGACCTTGTGAAGGGGGAGGATCCATCATTCACATAGTTGATCACATGGATTTGGAG CCTTGGAGTGTTCCCGAAGTGTTGCGCCCCCTTTACGAGTCCTCAACATTGCTTGCTCAAAAGACGACAATGGCG GCCTTGCGTCATTTGAGGCAGATTTCACAAGAAATATCTCAGCCAAATGTTACTGGCTGGGGGAGAAGACCTGCAGCCCTGCGTGCACTTAGTCAGAAATTGAGCAA GGGATTTAATGAGGCTGTTAATGGGTTTGCTGATGAAGGATGGTCCATGTTGGAAAGTGACGGTGTTGATGATGTTACCCTCCTTGTGAACTCATCTCCTAGCAAGATGATGGGCATAAATCTTTCTTACGGTAATGGATTTCCTTCAATGGGCAATGCAATTCTATGTGCCAAAGCATCCATGTTACTCCAG AATGTGCCTCCAGCCATACTACTCAGATTCCTGCGAGAACATCGATCAGAGTGGGCAGACAGTGGTATTGATGCTTACTCTGCTGCTGCTGTCAAAGCTGGTCCCTGTGGTTTGCCAGTAGCTCGAGGTGGAAGTTTTGGGGGTCAGGTCATTCTTCCACTAGCTCATACTATTGAGCATGAAGAG TTCATGGAGGTCATTAAGCTTGAAAATATGGGCCATTATCGAGAAGACATGATCATGCCTGGTGATATCTTCCTCTTGCAG CTTTGTAGTGGAGTTGATGAGAATGCAGTTGGGGCTTGTGCTGAACTCATCTTTGCCCCCATTGATGCTTCATTCTCTGATGATGCGCCTATTATTCCTTCTGGTTTCCGCATCATCCCTCTTGATTCTGGAATG GATGCATCCAGTCCAAATCGTACACTTGATCTTGCCTCTACTCTTGAAGTTGGAGCTGCTGGAAACAGATCAACCGGTGATAACTCTGGTCGTAATGGAAGCACAAAATCTGTGATGACAATAGCATTCCAGTTTGTATATGAGATCCACCTTCAAGAAAATGTGGCAACCATGGCTCGACAGTATGTCCGTAGTATCATTGCCTCGGTTCAAAGGGTGGCATTGGCACTCTCTCCCTCCAACTTCGGCTCTCATGCTGGTTTTCGAACACCTCCTGGTACTCCTGAAGCACAGACACTTGCTCGTTGGATTTGTCAGAGCTATAG GTGTTATCTAGGGGTGGAGCTGCTCGAATACGAAGGAAGTGAATCCATTCTAAAAACGCTTTGGCATCACACTGATGCAGTTCTATGCTGCTCTTTGAAG GCACTACCAGTTTTCACATTTGCTAATCAAGCAGGACTGGACATGCTTGAAACAACCTTGGTAGCACTTCAGGACATAAGTTTGGAAAAGATTTTCGATAACAATGGACGAAAAGCCCTATTTGCAGAGTTCCCACAAGTAATGCAGCAG GGTTTTATGTGCCTTCAAGGTGGTATCTGCTTGTCAAGCATGGGGAGACCAATCTCCTATGAGAGAGCAGTGGCTTGGAAAGTGGTAAATGATGAAGAAAATGCTCACTGTATCTGCTTCATGTTCGTCAACTGGTCTTTTGTATGA
- the LOC107943494 gene encoding homeobox-leucine zipper protein ATHB-8 isoform X2 — protein MPALQEETLTEFLSKATGTAVEWVQMPGMKPGPDSIGIVAISHGRSGVAARACGLVGLDPTRVAEILKDRPSWYRDCRAVDVINVLSTGNGGTIELLYMQLYAPTTLAPARDFWLLRYTSVMEDGSLVVCERSLNNTQNGPSMPPAANFVRAELLPSGYLIRPCEGGGSIIHIVDHMDLEPWSVPEVLRPLYESSTLLAQKTTMAALRHLRQISQEISQPNVTGWGRRPAALRALSQKLSKGFNEAVNGFADEGWSMLESDGVDDVTLLVNSSPSKMMGINLSYGNGFPSMGNAILCAKASMLLQNVPPAILLRFLREHRSEWADSGIDAYSAAAVKAGPCGLPVARGGSFGGQVILPLAHTIEHEEFMEVIKLENMGHYREDMIMPGDIFLLQLCSGVDENAVGACAELIFAPIDASFSDDAPIIPSGFRIIPLDSGMDASSPNRTLDLASTLEVGAAGNRSTGDNSGRNGSTKSVMTIAFQFVYEIHLQENVATMARQYVRSIIASVQRVALALSPSNFGSHAGFRTPPGTPEAQTLARWICQSYRCYLGVELLEYEGSESILKTLWHHTDAVLCCSLKALPVFTFANQAGLDMLETTLVALQDISLEKIFDNNGRKALFAEFPQVMQQGFMCLQGGICLSSMGRPISYERAVAWKVVNDEENAHCICFMFVNWSFV, from the exons ATGCCAGCCCTGCAGG AGGAAACTTTAACAGAGTTTCTTTCAAAGGCCACTGGAACTGCTGTCGAGTGGGTCCAAATGCCTGGGATGAAG CCTGGTCCGGATTCTATTGGAATCGTTGCTATTTCTCATGGTCGCAGTGGTGTGGCAGCACGTGCATGCGGACTTGTGGGACTAGATCCTACAAGA GTCGCTGAAATCCTTAAAGATCGGCCTTCATGGTATCGTGATTGCCGAGCTGTGGATGTTATAAACGTGTTGTCCACTGGAAATGGTGGAACCATTGAACTGCTTTATATGCAG CTCTATGCCCCAACAACACTGGCACCAGCTCGTGACTTTTGGTTGCTGCGTTATACATCTGTTATGGAGGACGGTAGTCTTGTG GTATGTGAAAGATCACTTAACAACACTCAGAATGGTCCAAGTATGCCGCCAGCTGCAAATTTCGTGAGAGCAGAATTATTGCCTAGTGGTTATCTGATTAGACCTTGTGAAGGGGGAGGATCCATCATTCACATAGTTGATCACATGGATTTGGAG CCTTGGAGTGTTCCCGAAGTGTTGCGCCCCCTTTACGAGTCCTCAACATTGCTTGCTCAAAAGACGACAATGGCG GCCTTGCGTCATTTGAGGCAGATTTCACAAGAAATATCTCAGCCAAATGTTACTGGCTGGGGGAGAAGACCTGCAGCCCTGCGTGCACTTAGTCAGAAATTGAGCAA GGGATTTAATGAGGCTGTTAATGGGTTTGCTGATGAAGGATGGTCCATGTTGGAAAGTGACGGTGTTGATGATGTTACCCTCCTTGTGAACTCATCTCCTAGCAAGATGATGGGCATAAATCTTTCTTACGGTAATGGATTTCCTTCAATGGGCAATGCAATTCTATGTGCCAAAGCATCCATGTTACTCCAG AATGTGCCTCCAGCCATACTACTCAGATTCCTGCGAGAACATCGATCAGAGTGGGCAGACAGTGGTATTGATGCTTACTCTGCTGCTGCTGTCAAAGCTGGTCCCTGTGGTTTGCCAGTAGCTCGAGGTGGAAGTTTTGGGGGTCAGGTCATTCTTCCACTAGCTCATACTATTGAGCATGAAGAG TTCATGGAGGTCATTAAGCTTGAAAATATGGGCCATTATCGAGAAGACATGATCATGCCTGGTGATATCTTCCTCTTGCAG CTTTGTAGTGGAGTTGATGAGAATGCAGTTGGGGCTTGTGCTGAACTCATCTTTGCCCCCATTGATGCTTCATTCTCTGATGATGCGCCTATTATTCCTTCTGGTTTCCGCATCATCCCTCTTGATTCTGGAATG GATGCATCCAGTCCAAATCGTACACTTGATCTTGCCTCTACTCTTGAAGTTGGAGCTGCTGGAAACAGATCAACCGGTGATAACTCTGGTCGTAATGGAAGCACAAAATCTGTGATGACAATAGCATTCCAGTTTGTATATGAGATCCACCTTCAAGAAAATGTGGCAACCATGGCTCGACAGTATGTCCGTAGTATCATTGCCTCGGTTCAAAGGGTGGCATTGGCACTCTCTCCCTCCAACTTCGGCTCTCATGCTGGTTTTCGAACACCTCCTGGTACTCCTGAAGCACAGACACTTGCTCGTTGGATTTGTCAGAGCTATAG GTGTTATCTAGGGGTGGAGCTGCTCGAATACGAAGGAAGTGAATCCATTCTAAAAACGCTTTGGCATCACACTGATGCAGTTCTATGCTGCTCTTTGAAG GCACTACCAGTTTTCACATTTGCTAATCAAGCAGGACTGGACATGCTTGAAACAACCTTGGTAGCACTTCAGGACATAAGTTTGGAAAAGATTTTCGATAACAATGGACGAAAAGCCCTATTTGCAGAGTTCCCACAAGTAATGCAGCAG GGTTTTATGTGCCTTCAAGGTGGTATCTGCTTGTCAAGCATGGGGAGACCAATCTCCTATGAGAGAGCAGTGGCTTGGAAAGTGGTAAATGATGAAGAAAATGCTCACTGTATCTGCTTCATGTTCGTCAACTGGTCTTTTGTATGA
- the LOC107943492 gene encoding LOW QUALITY PROTEIN: thioredoxin-related transmembrane protein 2 (The sequence of the model RefSeq protein was modified relative to this genomic sequence to represent the inferred CDS: inserted 1 base in 1 codon): MDKKRSNPMEWLNQMVGEPYYFFHFLSFFSYFIVRSSASNVLSPQITQLLFYREIQAVLAFFMLIAYKMAREETWEAFIADTLFVGKIFLIALTLIMDYHLTLWYFVVFSVIYVLTQQPPYEELGSASKLTPLQLEALLTEGNTSRFWLVEFRASFSSSCRRASRCFPELSITYSNKNLSFGIVDLGLFPNAAEKFGISPGGSMGQLPTYILXEVSRFPEFNFEATPTPPITKRLLARHFELDWHLLEYVNGK, encoded by the exons ATGGACAAGAAACGAAGTAATCCAATGGAGTGGTTGAATCAAATGGTAGGAGAGCCGTATTATTTCTTCCATTTCCTATCTTTCTTCTCTTATTTCATCGTTCGGAGCTCTGCTTCTAATGTCCTCTCCCCTCAAATCACTCAACTTCTCTTTTATAGG GAAATTCAAGCGGTTTTGGCCTTCTTTATGCTGATTGCATACAAG ATGGCAAGAGAAGAAACATGGGAGGCTTTCATTGCTGATACATTGTTTGTTGGAAAG ATCTTTCTAATTGCCCTTACTCTAATAATGGACTATCACTTGACTTTGTGGTATTTTGTGGTGTTTTCAG TGATATATGTTTTAACACAGCAACCTCCTTACGAAGAGCTTG GTTCTGCAAGTAAACTGACACCATTGCAATTGGAAGCCTTGCTAACTGAAGGGAACACATCAAGATTTTGGCTG GTAGAATTTCGTGCCTCATTTTCATCCAGTTGCAGACGTGCCAGTCGCTGCTTTCCCGAGCTGTCAATCAC ATACTCAAACAAAAATCTGTCATTCGGAATAGTTGACCTTGGACTTTTCCCAAATGCTGCAGAAAAATTCGGAATATCTCCTGGAG GGAGCATGGGACAGCTTCCTACATATATAC TCGAGGTTTCACGCTTTCCCGAGTTCAATTTTGAAGCAACACCTACACCTCCTATAACCAAG CGGCTTCTTGCTCGCCATTTTGAACTTGACTGGCATCTCCTTGAATATGTAAATGGGAAATAG